A window of Marinobacter halotolerans genomic DNA:
CCTGCAACGAAAGCCGCCCGCCACGGAATGTCCGTGGGCGATGTTGTGAGAATGCCTCCCAGAATTCCGCTGATACCAGCGATCCGCCCGTTCAGCAGAAGCAGGATAGCAGCAGCAACGCCGATTACCGCGCCACCGGCGAGTGCGGTCCAGGGTGTGAATTGCGCCCATGCAACGTCAATCATGACTTTTCGCCTCGTAAATATAGTTATGCCAAACAGGTCTAAGTATATAACCAAAGAAACGCAAGGAGAAGAAGAAGCAGAATAGCGGCCACAAAAAAGCCCGGCACTGATGGCCGGGCAGAGGCGTGCGAGTAGTATCCATGAAAGACTTCCAGACAACCGACGTCAGCAGGGACATCGGTATGAGTAAGTATTGTCTAAAATCTGCACAGTTCAAGCGAGGTCGCCGCTTTGTTTGATCACATTTTTTCATATTCAGGCAGTGCTTATACCAATGCGCGCCACAGCGCGATTTGAGATCCAGGAAGGCGGATCGAGCCGTCGGCGTATTTCCACAATGAACTGAAATCACCACTGGCCTGTAATACAATGAACCACGTGCCCAGTTAACGCATTTTGAGGGTTTTGCATGTCTGAAGATAACGATCAAAAGCCGGATTCTGATCAGGGTCAGGAAACCGACGACCAGCTCGCCGGGCGAATCAAGGGGTCTGCAAGGCAGATCTGGCTCGCGGGTCTGGGAGCCTATACCAAAGCGGAAGACGACGCCGGTCGGTTTTTCGAGCGTCTGGTTCAGGAAGGAGAGCAGTTGGAAACCAAAACCCGCGGCGTGGTGGAAAAGCAGATCCGTTCGGTAGAAGACCGGGTGGGCGATGTGCGCCAGAAAGCCACGGGTACCTGGGACCGGCTGGAAACCATGTTTGACGAGAGGGTATCCGGCGCCCTGCGCAGGCTAGGTATACATCGTCGTGATGAGATAGAGGCGATGGAGCGACGTATCCAGGCCCTGGAAGCAGAGATCCACAAGCTGCGGGAAAAAGACGAGGAACGGTCCGAGGAAGAATGATCAGGCATCGCCTGATCAGTTCAGGTAGTCCTGGCTCATCATCGCAATCTGTTCCTGTTCGTCTTTACCAAAGTAGGGCAGCATCAGGTACATCATCTGGTAGACCCCCCGTCCGGGATCAACGGCATCCCGATCGTCCAGATGTGAAAGGCTGTCGAAACTGCTCCAATAACAAGCGGTTAGTGTCAGTTGTTGGCATAGAGCATTAAGTTCGCCATCGCTAATGGTCATCAATTTCTGGCGACGGAAGCTTTCACAGAGGGTGCGAAAGCCGTCTGTTTTCTTCTTCAGGATCCGGCGGAACCGGGTTTGCAGCTGGTCGTACCGGGACAGCACATTGACCAGATCCTGGTAGAGAAAGCGATAGCGGGCGACCGTCTCGAATAGCAGATGCAGGAAGAAGCTGTGCTGGTCCAGGGAAATATCCGCATCTTCGGGTACCGCAAGCAGATCGACCATCTCATGCTCGTAGCTGTCGAACAGTTCTTCAACGATATCGCCCTTGCTTTTGAAATGGTAATACAGATTACCCGGGCTGATATCCAGCTCGTCGGAAATCAGAAGGGTGGTCACGTTTGGCTCGCCAACACTGTTGAACAGCATAAGGCTGGCGTTGAGTATGCGATCCCGGGTTTTGACTTTTTTCATGTCCGGCGCCCGATCTGACGATTAGAGATCAAAGCTGGCCCACACCGGACAGTGGTCCGATGGCCGCTCCATGGCACGGATATCATAGCTTACACCTGCCGTCCTTGCGCGGGCAGCCAACTGTTCACTGGCCATGATTACATCGATTCTCAACCCGCGCCTGGGATCACGCTCGAACCCGCGGCTGCGATAGTCAAACCAGCTGAAGGTGTTGTCCTCATCGGGATGAAGTTTGCGGAACACGTCTGTCAGCCCACGGCTTTGAACCTGGGCAAACCACTCCCGTTCTTCCGGCAGAAAGCTGCACTTGCCCTTGCTTAGCCAGCGCTTGACGTTATCCGCGCCAATGCCGATGTCCTTGTCAGTTGGGGAGATGTTCACGTCGCCCATCACCATCAGGTCGTCGGTTTTTGGCTTTATCTCGTCCACGTAGCGCATCAGGTCAGCGTAGAAACGCTCTTTGGCCGGGAATTTCACCGGGTGGTCCCGGCTCTCGCCCTGGGGGAAGTAGCCGTTGATCACCGTCAGGGTGCGGCCATTTACCGTAAATTCGGCGCTAATCAGTCGACGCTGGGCATCTTCCGGATCCCAGGGATAGCCCTTTTGGACCTTGTCTGGTTCTTGTCTGGAGAGCAGGGCGACGCCGTAGTGGGTTTTCTGGCCGGAAAAGTACACGTGGTACCCCAGATCCCGAATTGCCTGCTCGGGGAACTCTTCGTCGGTGACCTTGGTTTCCTGAAGACCGATCACGTCGGGGTTGAGACTTTCGATCACGGCTTCGAGCTGGTGGAGGCGAGTACGGATACTGTTGACGTTGAACGATACGAACATCATTGGCGATCAGGCCCCTGGCATGCTTCAGTGGATAAAATCGTAGAAACAGAATCCTACCACACCGTGGGCCGGGGCTGGCTTTGGCCCACGGGTCTTATTCAGCGCGTCAGTTCACATTCCGGTGTTGTATTGATCGCATAGCGGATGTGGGCGTTGTAGTTGGTGTCTTGATTCTTGCGTATATTGGTCAGGCCGAGATAGTCCGTAAGAAGCCCCTGGGCGTTGTAACCCAACAGGATCGGGTCCACCAGCCAGCCGATGACCATGCTGGAGGGACGGATGCGGAAGGTATGAGCGGCACCGATGCGGGTGTCGCTGTGGGGTTCAAGAACAAATCCGTAGTAGTCCCCGCGGGTGGGCGCAACCATCTCGAATTGCACGGATTCCCCTTCGTTTACCAGCCTATTCCAGGACTGGCGGACCAGATTATCAAAACCCGCGTCGGCGACCAGGGAAGGCGTAATATTCAGGGTCGACTTTTCCGTC
This region includes:
- a CDS encoding phasin family protein encodes the protein MSEDNDQKPDSDQGQETDDQLAGRIKGSARQIWLAGLGAYTKAEDDAGRFFERLVQEGEQLETKTRGVVEKQIRSVEDRVGDVRQKATGTWDRLETMFDERVSGALRRLGIHRRDEIEAMERRIQALEAEIHKLREKDEERSEEE
- a CDS encoding TetR/AcrR family transcriptional regulator; translation: MKKVKTRDRILNASLMLFNSVGEPNVTTLLISDELDISPGNLYYHFKSKGDIVEELFDSYEHEMVDLLAVPEDADISLDQHSFFLHLLFETVARYRFLYQDLVNVLSRYDQLQTRFRRILKKKTDGFRTLCESFRRQKLMTISDGELNALCQQLTLTACYWSSFDSLSHLDDRDAVDPGRGVYQMMYLMLPYFGKDEQEQIAMMSQDYLN
- the xthA gene encoding exodeoxyribonuclease III, with protein sequence MMFVSFNVNSIRTRLHQLEAVIESLNPDVIGLQETKVTDEEFPEQAIRDLGYHVYFSGQKTHYGVALLSRQEPDKVQKGYPWDPEDAQRRLISAEFTVNGRTLTVINGYFPQGESRDHPVKFPAKERFYADLMRYVDEIKPKTDDLMVMGDVNISPTDKDIGIGADNVKRWLSKGKCSFLPEEREWFAQVQSRGLTDVFRKLHPDEDNTFSWFDYRSRGFERDPRRGLRIDVIMASEQLAARARTAGVSYDIRAMERPSDHCPVWASFDL